In Penaeus chinensis breed Huanghai No. 1 chromosome 40, ASM1920278v2, whole genome shotgun sequence, one genomic interval encodes:
- the LOC125047123 gene encoding octopamine receptor beta-3R-like — protein sequence TAALVNTAATNATTTLANASATNAATTTDDHNVILLADLRMAINSNTKIDLQGNIFSETIYSALRQTKRTGSNIPLLIKLLYQLSLQTSRTCGAREAAAARALMATTPLPMSPWTNASTEELFVATSSAPDESENVSVVWAGNPVGGEEVSLVWEDLTVLIIKSFLMGGIIVVSVMGNVLVIVSIGLHRKLQILTNYFLVSLAIADMLVASCAMTFNASVEISGRWLFGYFICDLWNSFDVYFSTVSILHLCCISVDRYYAIVKPLEYPLYMTKRTVSFMLANVWLAPTLISFIPIFLGWYATADHLEFRAEQPESCTFEVNKVYAVLSSAFSFWIPCTVMLVLYYRILQEARKQEAAILSRTNSTCTINNVQRSFSTSTAQQLFAAFGPKLRRKAKRSHQQEFQLGPLPRISRSDLGHESGALPMYRSGSICQQSACTNNRRCSRSTVSDSGQPNLPIPHENISSFEVSPRTVSPDLSVNEEVEERLEVTPRPEVSRSSSISVNGHTGSGLPVRVISPVPFGGRQELPHPGSSCGFGHGSSGSHPVMRREHKAARTLGIIMGAFILCWLPFFTWYVAITICGDGCPCPQAVVTTLFWIGYFNSTLNPFIYAYFRTDFREAFKKTLRQFKCCLRDEDLPGSFV from the exons actgctgctcttGTAAATACTGCTGCTACGAATGCTACTACTACTCTTGCTAATGCTTCTGCTACGaatgctgctactact ACTGACGACCATAACGTCATATTGTTAGCGGACTTACGTATGGCTATTAACTCAAACACGAAAATTGATTTACAGGGAAATATATTTTCGGAGACTATTTATAGCGCTCTGAGGCAGACCAAGAGAACAGGCTCCAATATTCCTCTGCTCATTAAACTTCTATATCAGTTA AGTCTCCAAACCTCGAGGACTTGTGGTGCGAGAGAAGCCGCCGCGGCGAGGGCGCTGATGGCCACTACACCGCTGCCTATGTCACCGTGGACCAACGCAAGCACCGAGGAACTATTCGTGGCCACGTCCTCTGCACCGGACGAGAGCGAGAATGTGTCGGTGGTGTGGGCGGGGAACCCGGTGGGCGGGGAGGAGGTGAGCCTCGTGTGGGAGGACCTGACTGTGCTAATAATCAAGTCTTTCCTGATGGGCGGGATCATTGTGGTGTCCGTCATGGGCAACGTGCTCGTCATAGTCAGCATCGGTCTGCACCGCAAGCTGCAGATCCTCACGAACTACTTCCTTGTGTCGCTGGCCATCGCGGATATGCTAGTGGCCTCATGTGCTATGACCTTCAATGCCTCCGTCGAAATATCAGGGCGATGGCTGTTCGGATACTTCATTTGTGACCTTTGGAATTCCTTCGATGTGTATTTCTCAACAGTGTCTATTCTGCATTTATGCTGTATTAGTGTGGATCGATATTACGCGATAGTGAAGCCTCTGGAATATCCTCTTTACATGACCAAACGGACAGTCTCGTTCATGCTGGCCAACGTGTGGCTGGCGCCGACGCTCATCTCCTTCATACCTATTTTCCTTGGCTGGTACGCGACGGCTGACCATCTGGAGTTCCGCGCGGAGCAGCCGGAGTCCTGCACCTTCGAGGTGAACAAGGTGTATGCTGTCCTGTCGTCGGCCTTCTCATTCTGGATCCCCTGCACGGTCATGTTGGTGCTCTATTACAGGATCCTTCAGGAGGCGAGGAAGCAGGAAGCGGCTATCCTGAGCCGAACCAACAGTACTTGCACCATCAACAACGTTCAACGAAGCTTCTCTACTTCGACTGCGCAACAGCTGTTTGCGGCGTTCGGGCCCAAGCTGAGACGAAAGGCCAAGCGAAGCCATCAACAGGAGTTCCAGCTCGGACCTCTGCCCCGCATATCCCGATCAGACCTCGGCCACGAGTCCGGCGCTCTCCCCATGTACAGATCGGGGAGCATATGCCAGCAGTCTGCGTGTACAAATAACAGAAGATGTAGCAGAAGCACCGTGAGTGACTCGGGACAGCCGAATCTGCCAATCCCTCACGAAAATATAAGCTCCTTTGAGGTGAGTCCAAGAACCGTGAGTCCAGATTTGTCGGTAAACGAGGAGGTCGAAGAGAGACTTGAGGTCACCCCGCGGCCAGAGGTGTCCCGCAGCAGCTCCATCAGTGTGAACGGGCACACGGGAAGTGGCTTGCCTGTGAGAGTCATCAGCCCGGTGCCCTTCGGAGGCCGCCAAGAGCTGCCTCACCCTGGTTCCAGCTGCGGCTTTGGCCATGGCAGTAGCGGCAGCCATCCCGTGATGCGACGCGAGCACAAAGCCGCGCGGACGCTCGGCATTATCATGGGCGCCTTCATCCTGTGCTGGCTACCGTTCTTCACCTGGTATGTGGCCATCACCATCTGCGGCGACGGCTGCCCCTGCCCGCAGGCGGTGGTCACCACGCTCTTCTGGATCGGGTACTTCAACTCGACGCTGAACCCATTCATCTACGCTTACTTTAGGACCGACTTCCGGGAAGCATTCAAGAAGACGCTGCGGCAGTTCAAGTGCTGTCTGCGGGACGAGGACCTTCCCGGGTCGTTCGTCTGA